The following proteins come from a genomic window of Alnus glutinosa chromosome 10, dhAlnGlut1.1, whole genome shotgun sequence:
- the LOC133880640 gene encoding rust resistance kinase Lr10-like, whose product MVISYLFLFVAFIIDLGDAQNMCAETRCGGHGPSIRFPFRLNNQPDDCGYSGFNLSCTDTNLTVLELPISVKLFVKQIDYKSQIIQLYDPHHCFPRPQLQWLKVSNSSRFRFQVHNPYNDLSDYALFNCSPRSENKYRLISCLSGPTYQVYPATYITASLISCTKMYSLLSIPDAIIFHPDKFVQLNWSTPDCRYCEEIRGKRCVKSNSSESGIQCISTHTKGVLILKLKISGAILGPFIILLSVFALYRFYIYDKVEKEHRAKIEKFLEDYRNFRPTRYSYADVKRITNQFAEKLGEGAYGIVFKGKLSNEIHVAVKILNTSMGNGEEFINEVGTMARIHHVNVVRLVGFCADGFRRALVYEFLPNDSLEKFISSTAAKNLILNWNKLQDIAYGVAKGIEYLHQGCDQRILHFDIKPHNVLLDQSFNPKISDFGLAKLCSKDQSAVSMTTARGTVGYIAPEVFSRNFGNVSAKADVYSFGILLLEIVGGRKNVDITVENTSEVYFPEWIYNLLEQKEDIRIFVEDDGDAKIAKKLAIVGLWCIQWHPMNRPSIKNVVQMLEGEGDKLTMPPNPFASVGPIKSSANIPTKRLNNELEVIPELE is encoded by the exons ATGGTAATCTCATACTTGTTCTTGTTTGTGGCTTTCATCATAGACCTTGGAGATGCCCAAAATATGTGTGCTGAAACACGTTGTGGAGGCCATGGCCCAAGCATCCGATTTCCCTTCCGACTTAACAACCAGCCAGACGACTGTGGATATTCTGGGTTTAATCTCTCCTGCACTGATACGAATCTAACGGTGCTCGAGCTGCCGATTTCAGTGAAGCTCTTTGTCAAACAGATTGACTACAAATCTCAGATAATTCAGTTATATGATCCACATCATTGCTTCCCAAGACCGCAGCTTCAGTGGCTCAAAGTGTCTAATTCCTCTCGTTTCCGATTCCAAGTACATAACCCTTATAATGACCTTTCCGACTATGCCTTATTCAATTGTTCTCCAAGATCAGAAAACAAATATCGTCTCATCTCTTGTCTTAGTGGCCCAACCTACCAAGTTTATCCTGCGACATACATCACGGCGTCCCTCATATCTTGTACAAAGATGTATAGTCTTCTATCAATTCCAGATGCCATAATATTCCATCCCGATAAATTTGTCCAATTGAATTGGTCCACTCCAGACTGCAGATACTGTGAAGAGATCAGAGGTAAGAGATGTGTGAAGAGTAATAGCAGTGAATCAGGAATTCAGTGCATTTCTACACATACTAAAG GTGTATTAATATTGAAGTTAAAGATTTCTG GTGCCATCTTAGGTCCATTTATTATATTGCTCTCAGTCTTTGCTCTCTACCGTTTCTATATTTATGATAAAGTAGAAAAAGAACATCGAGCGAAGATCGAAAAGTTTTTGGAAGATTACAGAAATTTCAGACCAACGAGATACTCGTATGCTGATGTTAAAAggattacaaatcaatttgctGAGAAGTTAGGTGAAGGAGCATATGGAATAGTGTTCAAAGGAAAGCTTTCCAACGAAATTCATGTTGCAGTGAAGATCCTGAACACTTCCATGGGAAATGGGGAAGAATTCATAAATGAAGTAGGAACAATGGCTAGGATCCATCATGTTAACGTAGTTCGCTTGGTTGGTTTCTGTGCTGATGGATTTAGAAGAGCTCTAGTTTATGAGTTCTTACCAAATGATTCACTAGAGAAGTTTATATCTTCAACGGCCGCCAAGAACCTTATTCTTAATTGGAATAAGCTGCAAGATATTGCTTATGGCGTAGCAAAAGGAATTGAATATCTTCACCAAGGATGTGACCAACGAATCCTCCATTTTGATATCAAACCTCACAATGTTTTGCTAGACCAGAGCTTCaatccaaaaatttctgattttggtcTTGCCAAGTTGTGTTCAAAGGATCAAAGTGCAGTTTCCATGACCACAGCTAGGGGGACTGTGGGTTACATTGCACCTGAAGTGttctctagaaattttggaaatGTATCTGCAAAAGCagatgtttatagctttggaATATTGTTGCTTGAAATAGTTGGAGGGAGGAAAAATGTCGACATTACAGTTGAAAACACTAGCGAAGTCTACTTTCCAGAATGGATCTACAATCTCTTGGAACAAAAAGAAGACATACGAATCTTTGTTGAGGATGATGGAGATgctaaaattgcaaagaaacttGCAATTGTAGGACTCTGGTGCATTCAATGGCACCCAATGAATCGTCcttctattaaaaatgtggttCAAATGTTGGAAGGAGAAGGAGATAAATTAACTATGCCTCCGAATCCCTTTGCCTCTGTGGGTCCCATAAAAAGTAGTGCAAATATACCTACAAAACGTCTAAACAATGAGTTGGAAGTGATTCCTGAATTAGAATAA